In the genome of Cryptococcus deuterogattii R265 chromosome 6, complete sequence, one region contains:
- a CDS encoding endoplasmic reticulum protein, giving the protein MTTPTAVTLVGATGLTGSHSLNCLLTSPHAFSINALVRRPLSDTPSAANPLTKLTTRLYNSLFDAPNDKDALVEQGGIYVSCLGTTRAKAGGTAEQEKLDLGLNKDLATRAKKDGASTMILVSSLGAASSSYFFYSRMKGQLEDAVKDLDFEHTVILQPAVLLGDRTESRGISESVLKGVIRGIRKVGLPVDSLAIEGADIGACIAHLAANPPSEKVLIIGDHEIIAYAKQFRAAQAQSSK; this is encoded by the exons ATGACGACGCCCACCGCTGTTACTCTTGTTGGAGCCACTGGTCTTACCGGCTCGCACTCTCTCAATTGCCTCCTCACCTCTCCTCACGCCTTCTCTATCAATGCTCTTGTTCGTCGTCCGCTTTCCGACACTCCGTCTGCGGCCAATCCCCTCACCAAACTCACCACCCGTCTCTACAACTCACTCTTTGACGCTCCCAATGATAAGGATGCTCTTGTCGAACAGGGCGGTATCTACGTGTCCTGTCTCGGTACGACCAGGGCCAAGGCTGGTGGAACTGCGGAGCAGGAAAAGCTGGATTTGGGCTTAAACAAGGATTTGGCCACGCGTGCTAAAAAGGATGGAGCTAGTACT ATGATCCTTGTTTCAAGTCTCGGtgccgcctcctcctcttacTTTTTCTACTCCCGCATGAAAGGCCAGCTCGAAGATGCCGTAAAAGACCTTGACTTTGAGCACACCGTCATCCTTCAACCCGCTGTCTTACTTGGCGACAGGACAGAATCGAGGGGAATTTCAGAATCTGTTCTGAAAGGTGTGATCAGGGGAATTAGGAAGGTTGGCCTGCCAGTGGATAGTCTGGCGATTGAAGGTGCCGA TATTGGTGCCTGTATCGCCCACCTAGCTGCCAACCCTCCTAGCGAAAAGGTTTTGATCATTGGCGACCATGAAATTATCGCGTACGCTAAGCAGTTCCGCGCTGCGCAGGCTCAAAGCTCAAAGTaa
- a CDS encoding flavin-containing monooxygenase, giving the protein MSPTAIVDNHKVDIADLKSKVIDGHVELEETPKPPVADNFMYDFKYNHALPTTDALGVSIPDDVDAQKVAEEIVAKLSKVLSEGDAKGFTSLFLEYGVWRDKLAFTWDYRTFNFTENIARAAADLLPSTRCSNFKLLKPAPTIQKPYPDLSFLQFVLSFDTPLVQASAVINAVLTTKGWRLWTVHSVAESLLKFPELDPADGHMTGPVSWEKQREKDDDEVVPDVLIIGGGQNGLALAARLKALGVPNLIVERNAQIGEIWRKRYEYLSLHFPHWADHFPYFPFPKHWPTYTPAQKLGLFMEWYASAMELPIWTKSNVVKAEQDAEGKWTVEINKDGETRVLNPKHVVMATSLCGVPMTPVIPGMDKWKGTARHSTAHDSSREWVGKKVLVVGTSSSGFDTAYDCARRNIDVTLLQRSPTYVMSLTHSVPRAIGNFEPKNGVVPDIEEQDRLMQSMPTGPGEELARRNRAVLEELDKEMLDALRAKGLKTYKGQRGTGQATLGSTRNGGFYFEAGACEQIIKGKIKVEQGYVEAFTENKVILSGGREREFDLVVFATGFSNTIDSVRQTLGDKIATQCGPIWGVDEEGEMNSAWKECGVPNLWLMIGYLPLSRYHSKLVALRLKALLEGVSPAPYKA; this is encoded by the exons ATGAGTCCCACTGCCATTGTTGACAACCACAAGGTCGACATCGCCGACCTCAAGTCCAAGGTCATTGACGGCCATGTTGAGCTCGAGGAGACTCCCAAGCCTCCCGTCGCCGATAACTTCATGTACGACTTCAAGTACAACCACGCTTTGCCTACCACCGACGCTCTCGGTGTCTCTATTCCAGACGATGTCGATGCCCAGAAGGTTGCCGAGGAGATTGTCGCTAAGCTCTCCAAGGTTTTGAGCGAGGGTGATGCCAAGGGCTTTACCAGCCTTTTCCTTGAGTACG GTGTTTGGAGAGACAAGCTTGCCTTCACCTGGGACTACCGAACCTTCAACTTTACCGAGAACATTGCTCGTGCTGCGGCCGACCTTTTGCCTTCCACCCGCTGCAGCAACTTCAAGCTCCTCAAGCCCGCTCCTACCATCCAGAAGCCTTACCCCgacctttccttccttcagTTCGTTTTGTCTTTCGACACTCCCCTCGTCCAGGCTTCTGCCGTTATCAACGCCGTCTTAACTACAAAAGGATGGCGTCTGTGGACTGTTCACTCTGTCGCCGAATCTCTCCTGAAGTTCCCTGAGCTCGACCCTGCCGACGGCCACATGACCGGTCCCGTCTCTTGGGAGAAgcaaagggagaaggacgatGACGAAGTCGTGCCCGATGTCTTGATCATCGGTGGTGGCCAAAA TGGTCTTGCCCTCGCCGCTCGACTCAAAGCTTTGGGTGTCCCTAATCTCATCGTTGAGCGAAACGCTCAGATTGGTGAGATTTGGAGAAAGCGATATGAatatctctctcttcacttCCCTCACTGGGCCGACCACTTCCCTtactttcccttccccaaGCACTGGCCGACTTATACTCCGGCTCAAAAACTCGGTCTTTTCATGGAGTGGTACGCTTCTGCTATGGAGTTGCCTATCTGGACTAAGTCCAATGTTGTCAAGGCCGAGCAGGACGCCGAAGGCAAGTGGACCGTCGAGATCAACAAGGATGGCGAGACCAGAGTTTTGAACCCTAAGCACGTT GTTATGGCCACTTCTCTGTGCGGTGTTCCCATGACCCCTGTCATCCCCGGTATGGACAAGTGGAAGGGCACTGCTCGTCACTCTACTGCTCACGACAGCTCCCGTGAATGGGTCGGTAAGAAGGTCCTAGTTGTCggcacttcctcttctggttTCGATACCGCATACGACTGTGCCCGCCGAAACATCGACGTTACCCTTCTCCAGCGATCCCCCACCTATGTCATGTCGCTCACCCACTCCGTCCCTCGTGCAATCGGTAACTTTGAGCCCAAAAACGGAGTTGTTCCCGACATTGAAGAACAGGACCGATTAATGCAGTCCATGCCCACAGGTCCTGGTGAAGAGCTTGCTCGACGAAACCGTGCCGTTCTCGAAGAACTCGACAAGGAAATGCTCGACGCTCTCCGTGCCAAGGGTCTCAAGACTTACAAAGGTCAGAGAGGTACCGGTCAAGCTACCCTCGGTTCCACCCGTAACGGTGGTTTCTACTTCGAGGCTGGTGCTTGTGAGCAAATCATCAAGGGCAAGATCAAGGTTGAGCAGGGCTACGTCGAGGCTTTCACAGAGAACAAGGTCATTCTCTCCGGCGGTAGGGAGAGGGAGTTTGACCTCGTTGTCTTCGCCACAGGTTTCTCTAACACTATCGACTCTGTTCGACAAACTTTGGGCGACAAAATCGCCACCCAATGTGGTCCTATTTGGGGTGTtgacgaggagggtgaGATGAATTCTGCCTGGAAGGAGTGTGGTGTCCCCAACTTGTGGTTGATGATCGGCTACTTGCCTCTGTCTCGATACCACTCCAAGTTGGTCGCTCTTAGGCTCAAGGCTTTGCTCGAGGGTGTCTCTCCTGCGCCATACAAGGCTTAG
- a CDS encoding endosomal P24A protein has product MILRSTVAALATLLSLSSTAAFYLPGSAPRDYLEGEKIDVFVNTLTPMLNSKLKSLISYDYYDSRFHFCSPEGGPERQPESLGSILFGDRILSSPYEIRMLENSTCQKLCQASVPKEDAAFINERIREDYGLNLLIDGLPSSEMRRDSKTGETFLDAQGFNLGDDELNPDKPALNNHYDIYIQYHMRDEDHFRVVGVLVYPSTVNSMVAGSTEPDCFNNQPFYLSEETGNEFFYTYSVSFLESNIPWGLRWDAYLHVFDPRIHWFSLINSLIIAGFLVFMVGMVLLRSISRDIHRYNAVDLSDEVQEDYGWKLVHGEVFRLPQRPMLLSVMVGNGIHLIMMCIVTLVFALFGFLSPSNRGSLATVLLICWTFFGCVSGYASARTYTTLGGEQWKTNLILTAVLFPTVVFTIIGMLNFFLIFASASGAVPFGTILAVLLLWFLISAPLSVAGYFYGMKHGAFINPVRVASIPRQIPPKPWYLSTWPAAILGGILPFGAAFVELYFVLSSLFGNRAYYAFGFLFLTFIIVALTTATVTVLFVYFLLCAEEYRWHWRAFLIGGGSAFWLFAYGVWYWASRLYLNGFTSVVLYFGYLFLVSLLDFLVGGSIGYVATYFMLRRLYTSIRVD; this is encoded by the exons ATGATCCTCCGCTCTACCGTCGCCGCCCTGGCGACGCTTttgtctctttcctcgaCAGCAGCATTCTATCTTCCAGGTTCTGCCCCACGCGACTACCttgaaggggagaagatcGATGTTTTTGTAAACACTCTTACTCCTATGCTCAACTCCAAGCTCAAATCACTCATATCCTACGACTATTATGACAGCCGCTTCCACTTCTGTTCACCTGAAGGAGGTCCTGAGAGACAACCTGAAAGTTTGGGTTCCATTCTCTTTGGCGATCGaattctctcatctccttaCGAGATCCGGATGTTGGAGAACTCAACATGTCAGAAGTTGTGCCAGGCTAGTGTACCAAAGGAGGATGCGGCATTTATCAATGAGAGGATCAGAGAGGATTACGGGTTGAACTTGCTTATCGACGGACTGCCAAGCAgtgagatgaggagggatAGCAAGACTGGAGAGACGTTCTTGGACGCGCAAGGTTTCAACTTGGGTGACGATGAGCTCAACCCCGACAAGCCAGCTTTGAACAACCATTACGACATCTACATCCAGTATCACATGCGTGATGAGGACCATTTTAGGGTAGTTGGCGTTCTTGTTTACCCTAGCACTGTCAACTCTATGGTTGCTGGGTCCACTGAGCCCGACTGTTTCAACAATCAACCATTCTATCTCTCCGAAGAAACCGGCAATGAGTTCTTCTACACCTACTCTGTATCTTTCCTCGAAAGTAATATCCCTTGGGGCCTTCGATGGGACGCTTACCTTCACGTATTTGATCCCAGGATCCATTGGTTCAGTTTGATTAACTCTCTCATCATTGCGGGTTTCCTCGTTTTCATGGTCGGCATGGTCCTTTTGCGATCTATTTCACGTGATATTCACCGTTACAATGCGGTTGACCTATCTGACGAGGTTCAAGAAGATTACGGATGGAAGCTCGTTCACGGCGAGGTTTTCCGACTTCCTCAGCGACCCATGTTGCTTTCTGTCATGGTCGGTAACGGTATCCATCTCATCATGATGTGCATCGTCACTCTTGTCTTTGCTCTCTTTGGgtttctctctccatccaatCGAGGCTCCCTTGCCACCGTCCTTCTCATCTGCTGGACATTCTTCGGTTGTGTTTCTGGTTACGCTTCTGCCCGAACTTACACTACTCTTGGCGGGGAGCAGTGGAAGAccaacctcatcctcactgccgtcctcttccctaCCGTTGTTTTCACCATCATCGGCATGctcaacttcttcctcatcttcgcttCCGCTTCAGGTGCTGTGCCATTCGGTACCATCCTCGCTGTCTTGCTTTTATGGTTCCTCATCTCTGCGCCGTTGTCGGTTGCGGGCTACTTCTATGGTATGAAGCACGGTGCCTTTATCAACCCCGTTCGAGTTGCTTCCATTCCACGACAAATCCCCCCCAAGCCATGGTACCTTTCCACCTGGCCTGCCGCCATCCTCGGAGGTATCCTTCCATTTGGCGCTGCATTTGTCGAGCTCTATTTTGTTCTTTCCTCACTCTTCGGCAACCGAGCCTATTATGCCTTTggcttcctcttcctcactttTATCATCGTCGCCTTAACCACTGCCACTGTCACTGTCCTCTTTGTCTACTTCTTGCTTTGCGCAGAGGAATACAGATGGCACTGGAGGGCATTTTTGATTGGAGGCGGTTCAGCATTCTGGCTTTTCGCTTACGGTGTGTGGTACTGGGCTTCGAGGCTGTATTTGAATGGGTTCACAAGTGTGGTGCTCTACTTTGGCTACCT ATTCCTAGTCTCCCTCCTTGACTTCCTTGTTGGAGGTTCAATAGGCTATGTGGCGACGTACTTCATGTTGAGAAGGCTCTATACTTCGATCAGGGTGGATTAA
- a CDS encoding NAD-binding Rossmann fold oxidoreductase: MTIAITPDTKLKLAVIGLGRIGAVRARILSRYAPKIHVVAACDSKPGSDVWAAENLPSHVQFFSDPEELFQKSGAQAVLISTATATHAPLVLRALELGYHVMCEKPIAIDIATTKQVVEVARAKPELKFLVPFCRRFDESNRALKKLVDAGELGDIHAVESWCLDAQDPTGFFVQFSPMSGGIFVDMGVHDIDIARYFLNVKKGLTNPKKQVNRVIAFGQTAVYHDLQQFGDADNGYGIVEFANGKILTSHIGRTLTNGHESSTRVFGTKGTAVVNAESPVNRVQLRDAHGVRSETTGDAFVLYQQSFINDLDEFATCILEDKPLSLQPEDALEASKIATALQYSFRNRVPVEFDDEGEPIMP, from the exons ATGACCATCGCCATTACTCCCGACACAAAGCTCAAGCTCGCCGTCATCGGCTTAGGTCGAATCGGTGCCGTTCGTGCCCGTATTCTCAGCCGCTACGCTCCCAAGATCCATGTGGTGGCCGCTTGCGACTCCAAACCTGGGTCTGACGTTTGGGCCGCTGAGAATTTGCCCTCCCATGTGCAGTTCTTCTCCGACCCAGAGGAGTTGTTCCAGAAGAGTGGTGCCCAGGCCGTCTTGATCTCTACAGCTACTGCTACTCATGCTCCCCTTGTCCTTCGTGCTCTCGAGTTAGGCTAC CACGTCATGTGTGAGAAGCCCATCGCTATTGACATTGCCACCACAAAACAAGTCGTCGAAGTTGCCAGAGCCAAGCCTGAGCTCAAATTCTTGGTTCCCTTCTGCCGTCGAT TTGATGAATCTAACCGAGCTCTTAAGAAGTTAGTCGACGCAGGAGAGCTGGGAGATATCCATGCCGTTGAATCTTGGTGCCTCGACGCCCAAGACCCCACTG GTTTCTTTGTTCAGTTCTCACCTATGTCCGGCGGTATTTTCGTCGATATGGGAGTACACGAC ATCGACATTGCCCGCTACTTCCTCAACGTGAAAAAAGGTTTGACTAACCCTAAGAAGCAAGTCAATAGGGTCATCGCATTTGGTCAAACTGCTGTCTATCACGATCTGCAGCAGTTTGGAGATGCCGACAATGGTTACGGTATCGTCGAGTTTGCCAATGGGAAGATCCTTACTTCCCATATTGGACGAACTCTTACCAACGGACATGAGAGTTCTACCAGAGTCTTTGGTACCAAAGGTACAGCTGTAGTCAATGCT GAATCTCCTGTAAATCGTGTTCAGCTCCGAGATGCCCATGGGGTGAGATCTGAGACGAC TGGCGACGCCTTTGTTCTTTACCAACAGTCCTTCATCAATGACCTCGATGAGTTTGCCACATGTATATTGGAGGACAAAC CTTTATCCCTCCAACCTGAAGACGCTCTCGAGGCCAGCAAGATTGCCACGGCTCTCCAGTACTCTTTCCGAAACAGGGTGCCTGTTGAGTTTGATGACGAAGGAGAGCCTATCATGCCTTGA